One Gimesia aquarii DNA segment encodes these proteins:
- a CDS encoding RNA polymerase sigma factor has protein sequence MKSDTIHSLDDHFYRHESGRLTSLLTSRFGLQNIELIEDAVQEALLRSLDSWKLGGLPDNPPAWLYRVATNCVLDALRRQQTVKKSSAELQQHQARLHAESQSEPGACSDSNEEESILRMMCVCCHEKLSAEARISLSLKTLCGFSIAEISQGLLTNTETTKKRITRAKKFFIDERIPFEIPVDDAFHKRIESMHLVLYLLFTEGYNSSRPDTLIRREICAEAIRLCQRLIDREEFSTPATHALLALMLFHAARFEARLDNEGCILLMDQQDRGLWDKSLIAAAAEQLQFAATGRELTRYHLEAGIAATHCLAPSFKETNWNAILKSYDLLMKFYPSPVVALNRAVVIAQLEGPQKGIKAIQDIRGMELLKNYHLLEATLGEMYLRCNELSKARSYFLQARDKTTSHTEQLLLDQKLKKCE, from the coding sequence GTGAAATCCGATACCATTCACAGCCTCGACGATCACTTTTATCGGCATGAATCGGGGCGCCTGACTTCACTTTTGACAAGCCGCTTTGGTTTACAAAATATTGAACTTATTGAAGATGCGGTTCAAGAGGCCCTGTTGCGCTCGTTGGATAGTTGGAAGCTGGGAGGTCTACCCGACAACCCTCCAGCCTGGCTCTACCGTGTGGCAACGAACTGTGTTCTGGATGCGCTGAGACGACAACAAACGGTAAAAAAATCATCAGCTGAATTACAACAGCATCAGGCACGCTTACATGCAGAATCTCAAAGCGAACCTGGAGCGTGTTCAGACAGTAACGAGGAAGAAAGCATCTTAAGGATGATGTGTGTCTGCTGTCATGAAAAATTATCGGCTGAAGCACGCATTTCATTATCGTTAAAAACACTCTGTGGTTTCAGTATCGCAGAAATTTCCCAAGGGTTATTAACCAATACCGAAACTACAAAAAAACGTATTACGCGCGCGAAAAAGTTTTTTATTGACGAACGCATCCCGTTCGAAATTCCTGTGGACGACGCGTTTCACAAGCGAATCGAATCGATGCACCTTGTCCTCTATTTACTTTTTACTGAAGGCTATAACTCTTCACGGCCCGATACACTCATTCGCCGTGAAATTTGTGCTGAAGCGATTCGGCTTTGTCAGCGACTGATTGACCGGGAAGAATTTTCGACACCTGCGACGCATGCCTTATTAGCACTGATGTTGTTTCACGCGGCCCGATTCGAAGCAAGGCTTGATAACGAGGGTTGTATTTTATTAATGGACCAACAAGACCGCGGTCTTTGGGATAAAAGTTTAATTGCTGCAGCTGCCGAGCAGTTGCAATTTGCCGCAACTGGCCGCGAACTGACACGCTATCATCTCGAAGCAGGCATAGCCGCCACCCATTGTCTCGCGCCCAGTTTTAAAGAGACCAATTGGAATGCGATCTTGAAGTCGTATGATTTGCTGATGAAGTTTTATCCATCACCAGTGGTGGCTTTAAATCGCGCCGTTGTCATTGCGCAACTGGAGGGGCCTCAAAAAGGAATCAAAGCGATCCAGGATATTCGAGGAATGGAACTGCTCAAAAATTATCATCTGCTCGAAGCAACACTCGGAGAAATGTATCTGCGGTGTAATGAACTTTCCAAAGCACGCAGTTATTTTTTACAGGCCCGAGATAAAACGACTTCGCATACCGAGCAATTACTATTGGATCAAAAACTGAAAAAGTGCGAATAA
- a CDS encoding YciI family protein, translating to MPQFMFIYRGGAPQTPGISPEEMQAHLDRWWGWMNEFIDKGVLEPGNALELRGSVVSGDKVIADGPFVESKEMIGGFSILTAASLEEATEVAKGCPIYEYKGKVEVRPVVDNCGEAAPEDT from the coding sequence ATGCCTCAATTTATGTTTATTTATCGTGGTGGAGCTCCTCAGACACCAGGAATATCTCCAGAAGAGATGCAGGCTCACCTCGATCGCTGGTGGGGCTGGATGAATGAATTTATTGATAAGGGCGTATTAGAGCCAGGGAATGCTCTGGAATTGAGAGGGAGCGTTGTTTCCGGGGATAAAGTGATCGCCGATGGTCCCTTTGTGGAATCGAAAGAAATGATCGGCGGATTTTCGATCCTGACCGCAGCAAGTCTGGAAGAGGCGACAGAAGTTGCGAAAGGGTGCCCCATTTACGAATATAAGGGGAAAGTCGAAGTCCGCCCCGTTGTTGATAATTGTGGAGAAGCAGCACCAGAAGATACGTAA